A portion of the Bdellovibrio bacteriovorus genome contains these proteins:
- a CDS encoding tetratricopeptide repeat protein translates to MSRIQVTWVVKTGRGQVKGPYSTEAILKMIGEGVFSGQEMISKLPDGQWTLISKEPSFYDKLLEALEGVVDVDPRKAQKMEAETVIIRPPRQQRNDPLNSGNPSLSGIGNSQPKPKVDVYEQAPVAPAMPLPQTNPNSAHEDSVIELSNVSEHAKKLMMENIKIPLIALALILLVGVYFFLDDGPADGEKIHLLAPKKPTATLSDAQVKEKLNEALFAMEQDTFESYYAAQNKLVSIVEGSPLNIEVRALLCVVYKELWPYAYQDAQDIKAVAGLTQATRALNVVSPFGQVCEAIKLLTSGRFKEAKGVVEATLESNEPFSLLPVLYSLKAELLEGEKDFMNAAPYYEKSAQLWDKWLHPVSALGRVYMQQGDYASASAVLSKVIKKNPKHREAKIQMGIIEYRGFKKIDAAYEYLHTSLETKGRVNKLIESEGYAVLAEIYVLRGEKPKALSVAEKGFSLNPNNSELRQLVIRLGGSDKVKDKGQNTELIYVGDQYMRQGDYLAAQAEYKAAFEVDPKNGTAAMKAAKALWQLNQSFEAIEWLNKAIKAEPKLLSAYVLQADYMSQRFDFLNATQVLTNATRIAPTNYEVLRGLALLEYRKNNMQGAINYAIRAMKNYDGDIETYILLSKANGVLTRSIMPLNKKEIERKENSAKDAIRYATKSVEIDATNPEAQINYAKTLAQANGVDSGIAYLNELIKRFSYTIEYRIALAEVYKSEDRYSQAKEIYEKINEIEPRNKKAWLGLGECEKAMGLNDKALRSFLSAAALDPTDGEALFQAGKLYLETSRFEEAINQFKRVQRLNPNYPRTWYYIGKSAFSAGDFATALEASKSEKRLNPNVADSYILAAEVYTARKQFGECAGEYSQAMKLRPQGAEIYVKAATCYRQSGSLDVAEDMLALAADRESGYAEIYREQGAVYELKGDARSAAKSYYKYLGLSPNALDRAEIENKISRLGN, encoded by the coding sequence ATGTCGCGTATACAAGTCACTTGGGTCGTAAAAACAGGAAGGGGTCAGGTCAAAGGACCTTACTCCACAGAAGCCATTCTTAAAATGATTGGTGAGGGTGTTTTTTCGGGTCAAGAGATGATCTCTAAACTTCCCGACGGACAGTGGACTCTCATTTCTAAAGAACCTTCTTTTTACGACAAACTTTTGGAAGCCCTTGAAGGTGTTGTCGATGTGGATCCGCGAAAAGCGCAAAAGATGGAAGCGGAAACGGTTATTATCCGTCCTCCCCGTCAACAGCGAAATGATCCGTTAAATTCTGGAAATCCATCTTTATCTGGTATCGGCAATAGCCAACCAAAACCCAAAGTGGATGTTTACGAGCAAGCCCCAGTGGCGCCGGCGATGCCGTTACCCCAGACAAATCCGAATTCGGCCCACGAGGATTCCGTGATCGAGCTTTCCAACGTCAGCGAACACGCTAAAAAACTGATGATGGAAAATATCAAGATTCCATTGATTGCTTTAGCATTGATATTGCTAGTGGGCGTTTACTTCTTTTTAGACGACGGACCGGCTGATGGTGAAAAGATCCATCTTTTGGCGCCGAAAAAACCGACGGCGACACTTTCGGATGCTCAAGTAAAAGAAAAATTGAACGAAGCTTTATTTGCGATGGAGCAAGACACGTTTGAGTCCTACTATGCGGCCCAGAACAAACTTGTTTCTATAGTTGAAGGGTCACCTCTTAATATAGAAGTGCGCGCCCTTCTTTGTGTCGTCTATAAGGAGCTGTGGCCCTATGCTTATCAAGACGCGCAAGATATCAAAGCAGTGGCGGGATTAACTCAAGCCACAAGGGCTTTGAATGTCGTCAGTCCTTTTGGTCAAGTTTGTGAAGCGATCAAGCTTTTAACCTCGGGCCGCTTCAAAGAGGCCAAAGGTGTCGTTGAAGCGACGTTAGAAAGTAATGAACCATTTTCGCTGCTCCCCGTTTTATATTCTTTAAAAGCCGAACTTTTAGAGGGCGAAAAAGACTTTATGAACGCTGCCCCTTATTATGAAAAATCAGCTCAGCTTTGGGATAAATGGCTGCATCCTGTTTCTGCTTTGGGTCGCGTTTATATGCAGCAAGGTGATTATGCCTCAGCGTCGGCGGTGCTTAGCAAGGTGATTAAGAAAAATCCAAAACATCGTGAAGCAAAAATTCAAATGGGTATTATTGAATACCGTGGATTTAAAAAGATTGATGCAGCTTACGAATACTTACACACCTCTTTAGAAACGAAAGGGCGAGTCAATAAGCTGATTGAGTCTGAAGGCTATGCGGTTCTTGCAGAAATTTATGTTTTGCGGGGTGAAAAACCAAAAGCTCTTTCGGTGGCGGAAAAAGGATTTTCTTTAAATCCGAACAACTCGGAACTTCGTCAGTTGGTGATTCGCTTAGGTGGTTCGGATAAAGTTAAAGACAAAGGTCAAAATACCGAATTGATTTATGTCGGCGATCAGTACATGCGCCAGGGGGATTATTTAGCCGCTCAAGCGGAATACAAAGCTGCGTTTGAAGTCGATCCCAAAAACGGAACGGCCGCGATGAAGGCCGCTAAAGCGTTGTGGCAGCTAAATCAAAGTTTTGAGGCCATTGAGTGGTTAAATAAAGCGATTAAGGCCGAGCCCAAATTGTTGTCCGCTTATGTCCTGCAAGCTGACTATATGTCACAGCGTTTTGATTTTTTAAACGCGACTCAAGTTTTAACTAATGCCACCCGTATTGCGCCCACCAATTACGAAGTATTGCGTGGACTTGCTTTGCTTGAATACCGCAAAAACAATATGCAAGGGGCGATTAATTACGCCATTCGCGCGATGAAAAATTATGATGGCGATATCGAAACTTATATCTTGTTATCAAAGGCAAATGGGGTGCTGACTCGATCCATTATGCCCCTTAACAAGAAAGAAATTGAGCGCAAAGAAAATTCAGCTAAAGATGCCATTCGTTATGCCACGAAATCGGTGGAAATCGACGCGACCAATCCTGAGGCACAAATTAATTACGCGAAAACCTTGGCCCAGGCCAATGGGGTTGATTCGGGAATTGCCTATTTAAATGAACTGATCAAACGCTTTTCGTACACGATTGAATATCGAATTGCTTTAGCGGAAGTGTATAAGTCTGAAGACCGTTACAGCCAAGCCAAAGAGATCTATGAAAAGATCAATGAAATCGAGCCACGAAATAAAAAAGCCTGGCTAGGTTTGGGCGAATGCGAAAAGGCGATGGGCTTAAATGATAAAGCACTTCGGTCTTTTTTAAGCGCGGCGGCCTTAGATCCCACAGATGGTGAAGCGTTATTCCAAGCCGGAAAGCTGTACTTAGAAACCAGCCGCTTTGAAGAGGCTATCAACCAATTTAAGCGGGTTCAAAGATTGAATCCGAACTATCCGCGAACGTGGTATTACATTGGTAAGTCGGCCTTTTCGGCCGGGGATTTTGCGACGGCCTTAGAGGCCTCGAAGTCGGAAAAAAGATTAAACCCCAATGTGGCCGATTCTTATATTCTGGCCGCTGAAGTCTATACCGCAAGAAAACAATTTGGCGAATGCGCGGGAGAATATTCCCAAGCCATGAAGCTGCGCCCACAAGGGGCCGAGATTTATGTCAAAGCAGCGACTTGTTATCGTCAATCGGGTTCACTAGATGTCGCGGAAGATATGTTGGCCTTAGCCGCCGATCGAGAAAGTGGCTATGCCGAAATCTATCGGGAGCAAGGGGCGGTTTATGAACTTAAAGGGGATGCTCGCTCTGCGGCAAAATCTTATTATAAATATTTAGGACTCTCCCCAAATGCATTGGATCGTGCTGAAATAGAGAACAAGATTTCAAGACTCGGCAACTAG
- the prmC gene encoding peptide chain release factor N(5)-glutamine methyltransferase, which translates to MKLKEILDKTTQFFKDKGIETPRLDAELLLAHGLKLERIQLYLKFDQPMKEDELATLRELVRRRAQGEPVAYILGYREFYKYRFEVNNHVLIPRPETEHVIEEVLAWAKDQKSDLGLIDLGFGSGCIGLTLLKELPQAKLVAVDISAEASAVAKRNAESLGVQDRVRFVNADAANSDAVLTAYKELTGNDKIDVLVSNPPYIASDDPQVEANVKKFEPNLALFADDQGLALLKNWSKIYSSHLAAKACVVMEMGMTQGSVMKDYFSNFNVFSEVKVIKDLAGLDRLICGVKNG; encoded by the coding sequence ATGAAGCTCAAAGAGATCCTGGATAAAACCACCCAATTTTTTAAAGACAAAGGCATTGAAACTCCGCGCCTGGATGCGGAATTGCTTTTGGCTCATGGATTAAAATTAGAGCGCATTCAACTTTACCTAAAATTCGATCAACCGATGAAAGAAGACGAGCTTGCGACTTTGCGCGAACTCGTTCGTCGTCGTGCTCAAGGCGAGCCGGTAGCTTATATTTTGGGTTACCGGGAATTTTATAAATATCGATTTGAAGTGAATAACCATGTGTTGATTCCTCGTCCTGAGACAGAGCATGTGATTGAAGAAGTTTTGGCCTGGGCGAAAGATCAAAAGTCGGATTTAGGTTTGATAGATTTAGGATTTGGTTCAGGTTGTATTGGCTTAACCTTGTTAAAAGAACTGCCTCAGGCGAAGCTCGTGGCCGTAGATATCTCCGCGGAAGCTTCGGCAGTTGCTAAGCGTAATGCCGAAAGCTTGGGCGTCCAAGATCGTGTCCGCTTCGTCAATGCGGATGCCGCAAATAGTGATGCGGTCTTGACGGCTTACAAAGAGTTAACTGGCAACGACAAAATAGATGTCTTAGTCTCTAATCCACCTTACATCGCTAGCGATGACCCGCAGGTAGAAGCGAACGTGAAAAAGTTCGAACCAAACCTGGCGCTTTTTGCTGATGATCAGGGACTAGCGCTACTAAAAAACTGGTCTAAGATTTATTCCTCGCATCTAGCGGCTAAAGCTTGCGTGGTGATGGAAATGGGAATGACTCAAGGATCTGTGATGAAAGATTATTTTTCTAATTTCAATGTGTTCAGTGAAGTGAAGGTGATTAAAGACCTTGCGGGTTTAGATCGCCTGATATGTGGAGTAAAAAATGGATAA
- the murA gene encoding UDP-N-acetylglucosamine 1-carboxyvinyltransferase yields the protein MDKMVVMGNGPLNGTVAASGAKNAALPLLFSTLLAEGEHVFSNVPKLKDIESTSALLESLGCTTRWDGDKFIVKVSKIDSYEASYDLVRKMRASFLCMGPLLAKYGEAVVSQPGGCAIGSRPIDLHLDGFKALGAEITQKEGYVHAQAKRLKGGNFLFETVTVGGTENVMMAATLAEGRTVLENAAKEPEIVDLADYLIKMGAKITGHGTSVITIDGVEKLKPAAHSVMPDRIEAGTLLIAGAITKGEVTVTKCIPAHLEQLIAKMRESGFKIDTTKDTMTVHKTNSWEAVDITTAPHPLFATDLQAQYMALMTVAEGRCVITETVFENRFMHVQELIRLGADITPKTRVAVVRGKPGQLTGAPVMATDLRASASLVLAGMVASGETVVNRIYHLDRGYEKLEDKLSSLGAKIRRIE from the coding sequence ATGGATAAAATGGTAGTGATGGGCAATGGCCCACTTAATGGAACAGTGGCAGCAAGTGGTGCAAAGAATGCAGCGTTGCCGTTGTTATTTTCAACATTGTTAGCTGAAGGCGAACATGTGTTTTCAAATGTCCCAAAACTAAAGGACATTGAATCCACATCTGCGCTTTTAGAAAGTTTAGGATGTACGACTCGCTGGGATGGCGACAAGTTCATCGTGAAGGTTTCAAAGATTGATTCTTATGAAGCCAGTTATGACCTGGTTCGCAAGATGCGCGCCAGTTTCTTGTGTATGGGACCCCTGCTTGCAAAATATGGCGAGGCCGTCGTGTCTCAACCCGGTGGTTGCGCGATCGGCAGTCGTCCGATTGATTTGCATTTAGATGGCTTTAAAGCCCTAGGCGCTGAGATCACGCAAAAAGAAGGTTACGTTCATGCGCAAGCAAAACGCCTTAAAGGCGGAAACTTTTTATTTGAAACCGTCACCGTGGGCGGCACTGAAAATGTGATGATGGCAGCGACTTTGGCGGAAGGACGAACAGTCTTAGAAAACGCCGCCAAAGAACCAGAAATCGTAGATCTTGCTGATTACCTTATTAAAATGGGCGCAAAAATCACGGGTCATGGGACAAGTGTCATCACTATTGATGGGGTTGAAAAATTAAAGCCTGCAGCTCATTCTGTTATGCCCGACCGTATCGAAGCGGGAACATTGCTTATCGCCGGCGCGATCACTAAAGGTGAAGTGACCGTGACAAAATGTATCCCGGCGCACTTAGAGCAATTAATCGCAAAAATGCGTGAAAGCGGATTTAAGATCGACACAACTAAAGACACAATGACAGTTCACAAGACCAACTCTTGGGAGGCTGTTGATATCACGACAGCTCCTCACCCACTTTTTGCAACCGATCTTCAAGCCCAATACATGGCTTTGATGACTGTGGCCGAAGGAAGATGTGTTATCACGGAAACCGTTTTTGAAAATCGCTTTATGCACGTTCAAGAGTTGATTCGCTTAGGTGCAGATATCACTCCGAAAACTCGCGTGGCGGTGGTGCGTGGTAAGCCGGGTCAGTTGACTGGTGCCCCAGTGATGGCAACAGACTTGCGTGCCAGTGCCTCATTGGTTCTTGCCGGCATGGTGGCCAGTGGTGAAACGGTGGTAAATCGTATTTACCATTTGGATCGTGGATACGAAAAGTTGGAAGATAAACTTTCAAGCCTGGGCGCTAAAATCCGCCGTATTGAATAA
- the serS gene encoding serine--tRNA ligase, whose product MIDIKLLEKKAETGTSYYDEYKQSLINRGASADILDTVMGLSKKRREMITEAETAKANQNKLSGEIGKLKREGKDASAILAEVDKLKSTVKDLEAKAAEADLEVTNLLLTMPNKPHSSVPVGSDEKGNKILKTVGTPTSFSFKAKEHFELGEKLNIIDFERAGKTTGTRFAFLKGAAAAMERGLIQFMMDLHSQKHGYTEMIPPFMVNSNSLLGTGQFPKFKEDVFNLSGTDLYLIPTAEVPVTNYYNNEILDEKDLPQSFCAYSPCFRSEAGSAGRDTRGLIRQHQFDKVELMTFCHPDKSYEVHEALTTHAEQVLLDLELPFRRMLLCTGDMGFGAAKTHDLEVWLPGQGAYREISSCSNFEDFQARRANIRFRSAGGKPQFVHTLNGSGLAVGRTLVAILENNQREDGSIAIPKALQKYMAGKTEIR is encoded by the coding sequence ATGATTGATATTAAACTTCTAGAGAAAAAAGCTGAAACTGGAACATCTTATTACGATGAATATAAGCAAAGTTTGATCAATCGTGGAGCGTCCGCGGACATCTTAGATACCGTGATGGGTCTTAGTAAAAAACGCCGTGAGATGATCACGGAGGCCGAAACGGCAAAAGCCAATCAAAACAAACTCAGCGGTGAAATTGGCAAACTAAAACGCGAGGGCAAAGATGCTTCGGCGATTTTAGCAGAAGTTGATAAACTAAAAAGCACGGTTAAAGATCTTGAAGCGAAAGCCGCGGAAGCGGATCTTGAAGTGACGAATTTGCTTTTGACGATGCCAAATAAACCGCACAGCTCTGTTCCGGTGGGGTCTGACGAAAAAGGAAATAAAATCCTTAAGACTGTCGGAACGCCGACAAGTTTTTCTTTTAAAGCAAAAGAGCATTTTGAGTTGGGTGAAAAATTAAACATCATCGATTTTGAACGCGCGGGTAAAACAACCGGAACTCGCTTTGCCTTTCTTAAGGGCGCGGCCGCGGCGATGGAGCGTGGCTTGATCCAGTTTATGATGGATCTGCACTCTCAAAAACATGGTTACACAGAAATGATTCCGCCATTCATGGTGAACAGCAACAGCTTGTTGGGCACGGGGCAGTTTCCAAAATTTAAAGAAGATGTTTTTAACTTAAGCGGGACAGATCTTTATTTGATTCCGACGGCGGAAGTGCCGGTCACTAACTATTATAACAACGAAATTTTGGATGAAAAAGATTTGCCACAAAGTTTCTGCGCGTATTCTCCATGCTTCCGTTCAGAGGCCGGCAGTGCGGGCCGTGATACAAGGGGTTTAATCCGTCAGCATCAGTTCGATAAGGTTGAGTTGATGACCTTCTGTCACCCGGATAAATCTTATGAGGTGCACGAGGCGTTGACCACGCATGCAGAACAGGTCCTTTTGGATTTAGAGCTTCCATTCCGTCGTATGCTTTTGTGTACGGGGGATATGGGTTTTGGAGCAGCGAAAACGCACGATTTAGAAGTGTGGTTGCCGGGTCAGGGGGCTTATCGCGAGATTAGCTCATGCTCTAACTTTGAAGATTTCCAAGCAAGAAGAGCGAATATTCGCTTCCGCTCGGCCGGTGGAAAGCCGCAATTTGTGCATACATTGAATGGATCGGGCTTAGCGGTGGGCAGAACTCTTGTCGCCATCTTAGAAAACAACCAACGCGAAGACGGTTCAATCGCCATTCCAAAGGCACTGCAAAAATATATGGCAGGAAAAACCGAAATCCGCTAA